The sequence GCGTCCTGCTGACCCGGCTGCGGGCCGCCGGCCAGCCAGCCCGGCACCGGCGCATCGATGCCATCGGCCTCCGATGGGCGATGGTGGATATGCATCGGTGTGCGCTGGCCGACCCCGGTGACGAACGAAATCCCCAGCGGATTGCGGCCCAGGATGTAGTCCAGATGCGATTGCGCGGCATCCAGCGTCGTCCGTTGTTGGGTCAGGCGATAGCCCTGCAGCAGCATCATCGCGCGGTTGAGCACGGAGGCATTGCTGCCCCAGACGAAATCCTTGTCGGTCATGGCAAGGCGCCACGGCGATGCCTGCCATTGGTCGGTCAATTGCTGGGCCAGGCCGGTGATCTCACGCGTAATGCGCGCACGATCCGCACGTGCGGTCAGCGTGTCGCGATGCGCGGCGAGCGACATCCAGGCCAGTCCGCCCACATTGCTCCAGCCCGGCACGCTGGCCGGCACATTGCGCGCCAGCATCGCATCGTAGAAACCATCCTCGCGGGTGCTGACATACAACTCCGCCGCCGCCCACGCGAATTCGTCGTCAACCTGCGCATCGTCATAGCCGCCAGTGCGCACGTCATCGGGCTGGCGATAGATCACATCCGGATGCTGCTGCGCCCAGCTCCACGCAGCACGCGCTGCCTTCAACATGCGTGCCGACACGCCGGGGTACTGTTTTTCGAACGGCGCATACACACGGCTGGCCGCCGCCATCACCGCAGCAAAATCCAGCGTGGCCGCAGTGGCCTTCATCACCACGTAGCGTTGCTGCTTGGCCTGCTCCGGCATCACCAACCCGTCGAACTGCTTGTCGGTGAGCTTGTGGTACACCCCGCCATCGGCCGGATCCTGCATGGCCAGCATCCATTCCAGGTTCCACCAGGTTTCCTGCAGGATGCCGGGCACGCCGGGCGCGTCGTTGGGGATGGTGAGGGCCTGGGCCTTGAACAGCGCCGGATAGTGCTCATAGGCGGCCAGCAAGGTATAGGTGCTGATGCCGGAATTGACGATGTACTTGTTGTAGTCGCCGGCGTCGTACCAGCCCTTGGGCGCGCTGATCACGCTGTCGGCCGGACGCGTGGCAGACGCGGCAGAAGGATGGATGCGCACATCGGTGTCCGGGTGCCCGGCTGCACGTGCATAGCGCCCGGCGAACTGCGCCGGCAACGCAGTGCTGGCGCGGTTGAAATAAAACGCCTTGAGCGAGGCATCGACCACCGGCTGATATGCTTGCGCATCGATCGGGAATGCATCGGAGGTCGGCAACCCATCGATCCTCAACCGGTAGGTTCCCGGCGCACGCACGCTGGAGAAATCCGCCACCCGCGCCTGCTGCCCTGCCGGGGTCCACATTGCAGCAGGTTGCAACGTGCCCTGCAGCACGCTGCGGCCCTGCGCATCCTCGACCGTGAAACGGTCCGAACCCGGCGCCGCGCCCTGCGGCACCCCGACCACCGCCAGCTTGGCCGAGCCCGGCAGATAACCGAGTTGATTGACGTGGATGGCTGCACCGGCCGACGCGGCAGTTTGACTGCCGGACGTGTCGGCGGCACAGGCGACGATGGGCGATGCGATCACCATGCTGGTGAGCAGAGTCTTGAAGAGTGTCATGCCGCGATGGTGGCTGCATTGTCCGGCAGCGACAAGTCCAATCCGGGCATAGTCGATGGGTGAATCGGCATTCCCGTGGCGGTGCGAACGCTGCGACCGACCGAGCCTCATCGCATTGGCTTGATCGCCACAACGCTGCGCGCTTCGATCAGCCACCAGCGTTAGGCGCCTCGCGTGCAATCCCACGCCGATCAGATCTAGGCAGCACTTTCCTGACTGATTCCGCGTCAGCGATGCGCGCTTCTCTGCGATGCCCTGTGCAACAGCGCTCATGGCTGCCTTCAACAACGCACGTTGTGCGTTGCCCAACGATCAAGCTACGTACGCGACGTAAGCGCCGCCACGCGTGCGCGCGAAATCGCTTCAGCCATTGGCCGCGTCGGCGACACTGGCAGGCATGGAATCAGCAACTGCGTGACAGCGGCAGAATCCAGACCCGACAACACAAAACGCCTGGCACCATCGCTGGCAACCAGGCGTCTGGATCAAGCGATCTCGGCAATCAGCGTGGCGCCGTATCCAACTGCACTTGCGCCTTGCCCACCGGGTTACGCGGGTCGCTGCCGCCGCTGAGCACATTGCTACGTTTGTCCCATTCCACGGTCTGCAGGTTGCCCCACACATGGCTGGACCCGCGCCCGCCCTCGGCGGTATCGCCGGGCTGTTTCAGCGCGTGCCCCATCGCCTCGAGACCCTTGGCGGTCTGCGGCGAGAACGCATTGCTTTCGGCGTCGATGACGTCCGGTAGCCACTGGTGGTGATAGCGCGGCAACGCGCTGACCGCCTGCGCATCCAGCCCGGCGTCGTAGCCCAGGATGCCGAGCAACACCATGGTGATGATGCGACTGCCGCCCGGCGTGCCCAGCACGATCGCCTTGTCGGCAGATTCCATGAAGGTCGGCGTCATCGAGCTGAGCATGCGCTTGCCCGGCTTGGGCGCGTTGGCCGCGTAGCCCATCACGCCAAAAGCGTTCGGCGTACCCGGCTTGAGCGCGAAGTCGTCCATCTCGTCGTTGAGCAGCACGCCGGTGCCCTTGGGGATCAGGCCCGAGCCGTACAACAGGTTGACGGTCTGGGTGGCGCCGACGCGGTTGCCTTCGCCATCGATGATGGAAAAGTGCGTGGTCTCGTCGTCTTCCAGCGGCGTGGGATTGCCCGACAACAGATCGCTGGGCGTGGCCTTGTCCGGGTTGATGGTGGCACGCAGGCCTTGCGCATAATCCTTGCTGGTCAGCACGCGCTGCGGCACGTCGACAAAGTCCGGGTCACCCAGGAAGAAGGTGCGGTCGCGGTAGGCGCGGCGCATCGATTCCACCACCAGATGTGTGCGGTGCACGTCATCGAGTTTGTTCAAGTCCCAGCCTTCCAGAATCTGCAGCATCGCCGCCAGCGCAATGCCCCCGAGGACGGCGGCGGCGCGGTGGTGATTTTCCAGCCGCGGTAATCGAACTGGATCGGCGTGCGCTCTTTCACCGAGTAACCGGCCAGCTCCGCGGCAGTCCAATGGCCGCACGCCTGCTTGACGCCGGCGATCAGTTTCTTGGCGGTCTCGCCCTTGTAGAACCCGTCGAAGCCCTTGTCGCCCAGCAGCGTCAAGGTGTGCGCCAGCTCGGGCTGCTTGAAGAGGTCGCCTTCGGCAATGGGCTTTCCGCCGCGCAAGTACACCTCGCGCGTGCCGGGATAGCGCTCCATCACCTCGCGCCGCGAGGCGTAGCCCTTGGCCATGCGCGCGTACACCGGGAAGCCCTCGGTGGCGATGCGGATCGACGGTGCCAGCGATTGCTTGAGCGGCAGCTGGCCGTGCTTGGACGCCAGCTCCACCAGCGCCGCCGGCAGGCCCGGGATACCGGCCGACCACGGGCCGTTGACCGAGCGGTCGCGATCCAGCTCGCCCTGCTTGTTGAGGAATTTCTCCGGCGTGGCCGATTCGGGCGCGTACTCGCGCGCGTCCAGCATCACGTCCTTGCCGGTCTTGGCATCGTGCAGCAGAAAGAAACCGCCGCCGCCCAGCCCCGAGCTGATCGGCTCGACCACCGCCAGCGTGGACGACACCGCAATGGCCGCATCGAACGCGTTACCGCCTTCGCGCAGGATCTGCAGGCCAGCGTCGGTGGCCAGTGCATGGCCGCTGGCCACTGCCGCACCGGGCGGATGCGCGGCGACTGCTGCGGGCGCGGCGGCGGCAGGCTTGGCACCATCGGCGGACCAGGCGGGCGGCGCCAGCACGAACGCCAGCAACAGCAGGCCGCGTGTCGAAAAATGTCGGAAGAAAGTGCTCACGGGGCGGGAGGCTCCTGTTCGTACAGTTCGGGATGATCGCGCTGCAGCTGCATGAGCTTGGCCAGCAATTGATCGTGGGTTTCCGGAATGGCCGGATCCGGGTCGATGCATTCGACCGGGCACACCACCACGCACTGCGCTTCGTCGAAATGGCCCACGCACTCGGTACAACGCGCCGGGTCGATCACATAGATGGTCTCGCCCATCGAGATCGCCTGATTCGGGCAGGCCGGCTCGCAGACATCGCAGTTGACGCACAGCTCGTTGATTTTCAGCGACATATCGACAACACCATGCGATGCGAGGCAGCGCGGTTCAACTGCAGGCGCTGGAACGCAACGTACTGCTGCAGGCGGACGCACATGGCGCGAATCAACCAGGGGACAACGCCGTGGGCGCTGTCGGGCACCGGCCTGGCACGGCCGGCTCCGGCGATGTGCGAAGTCAGCATGCTGCTGGCTCCGCACACGGCGGCCGGCTGCGCCCTCCCGCGCATCCGGCCTGGTGCTGCATTACTTGGCTTCAACGAAAGTGTATTCCACGCCCTTGGGCTGGACGATGGTCTGCACGCGCGCATTCTCGGCGGCATCGCCGATGAACAGAACGCGCACGCCCTTCATCGAATCCGGCTGCACGTCCTTGAACGCGGCCTCGATCAGGTCGGCCATCTTGGTGGAGGCCGACGAACCGAAGGCCAGCATGTTGCCCGGCTGCACGCCACGGGCGAGTGCGGTCTTGACGCTTTCCAGCTGACGCTCGTAGCTGCCGGCAAACTCGGCATCGGACTCCGGCGGCAAGTAGTACAGGAACGGGCTGTTGGTGGTGGCGCCCAGGTTCTGACCAACCACTTCCTGCAGGTACTTCTTCCAGCCCGCGTTGTCGTCCTTGGCCGGGGCCTTCAGCGCTGCCGGAGCGGCAGCGGCGGTCGGCGCCGGCTCTTCCTTCTTGCAGGCGGTGACCGCCAGAGCGGCGATCGAAGCGAGCGCCAGAGCGCGCATGGTGTGTTTCATGAAACTCCTCCCTTTGAAAAGCGTGGTGATGGAACGACAGATGAGATCAGGCCTGCGCGCGGGATTCGCGCACCTGCCGCAAGGCTTCGACCACAGAGGCCGGCACGAAACCGGAGACATCGCCGCCCAGGCGCGCGATTTCGCGCACCAGCGACGACGAAATGAAGCTGTATTGCTCGGCCGGGGTGAGGAACAGCGTTTCCACCTCCGGGATCAGATGGCGGTTCATGCTGGCCATCTGGAATTCGTATTCGAAGTCGGACACTGCACGTAGGCCGCGCAGCAGCACCCCGGCGTTCATGTCGCGCACGAAGTGCGCCAGCAGGGTGTCGAAGCCGCGCACTTCCACATTGGTATGCGCCGCCAGTGCCTCCTGTGCCAGCGCGACGCGCTTTTCCAGCGGCAATGCCGGGCCTTTGGACGGGCTGTACGCCACACCCACCACCACGCGCTCGAACAACGGCGCGGCGCGATTCACCAGGTCGATATGGCCATTGGTGATCGGGTCGAAGGTACCGGGATAGACGGCGGTGCGGCTGTTGGCCACGCTCATACGGAAACTACCGGGGCTGGATCGCTGTTCAGTGTAGCAGCGGCCCGGCGATACAGCGCATAGCGCACCTGCCGGGTGCCCCCTTCGCGATGCAGGTGCCAGCCGGCCGGCAGCTGCAGCGCCGCATCCGCCGGCGCTTCCAGATACAGCCAGGCCTCGGCAGCCAGATGCGCGGGCAGGCGTTCGAGCACGCTGGGCCACAGGCCGGCGGCGAACGGCGGGTCGACGAACACGATATCGGCCTGGGCCGCCGGCGCGCGCTCCAGCCAGCGCAGCGCGTCCTCCTGCAGTACCTGCACCTGATCGGCCGCATCCAGCCTAGTCACCAGCTCGCGCAGCCGCTGCGCCAAGCCGGGGTCGCGTTCGATCAGCGTGGCATGCGCCGCACCGCGCGAGACCGCTTCCAGCCCCAGCGCGCCGGAGCCGGCAAACAGATCCAGCACGCGCGCACCGCGCAGGTGCGGCATCAGCCAGTTGAACACCGTTTCGCGCACGCGGTCGCTGCTCGGGCGCAGGCCCGGCAGGTCAGGCACCGCCAGCTTGGTGTTGCGCCAGCGTCCGCCGACGATGCGCACCTGTCCTTCCATGCCACGCGGCGCCGGCCGATGCGGGCGGCTCATCGCAGCGCGCCCGGCGCTGGCGGACGACGGCGGAACACAGGTGGTACGAGTGGCAGCATGGTTCGGAGTGCGGGCAATGGCCGCCCATGATACCGCTGCGCCCGGCATGCCCGCCCTGCCCCGCTTTGCACCATGCGCGTCACCTTCGCGCAGGCACGCCTTGAAAAAATCCGCCGACGGCCTCATCCCCCAGGCCATCGGCCGCAGTGCGGCCTGGACCACCATGGAGCACGACCCCAATGACCGTTGACAC comes from Xanthomonas vesicatoria ATCC 35937 and encodes:
- the coaD gene encoding pantetheine-phosphate adenylyltransferase — translated: MSVANSRTAVYPGTFDPITNGHIDLVNRAAPLFERVVVGVAYSPSKGPALPLEKRVALAQEALAAHTNVEVRGFDTLLAHFVRDMNAGVLLRGLRAVSDFEYEFQMASMNRHLIPEVETLFLTPAEQYSFISSSLVREIARLGGDVSGFVPASVVEALRQVRESRAQA
- a CDS encoding YfhL family 4Fe-4S dicluster ferredoxin: MSLKINELCVNCDVCEPACPNQAISMGETIYVIDPARCTECVGHFDEAQCVVVCPVECIDPDPAIPETHDQLLAKLMQLQRDHPELYEQEPPAP
- a CDS encoding glycoside hydrolase family 9 protein codes for the protein MTLFKTLLTSMVIASPIVACAADTSGSQTAASAGAAIHVNQLGYLPGSAKLAVVGVPQGAAPGSDRFTVEDAQGRSVLQGTLQPAAMWTPAGQQARVADFSSVRAPGTYRLRIDGLPTSDAFPIDAQAYQPVVDASLKAFYFNRASTALPAQFAGRYARAAGHPDTDVRIHPSAASATRPADSVISAPKGWYDAGDYNKYIVNSGISTYTLLAAYEHYPALFKAQALTIPNDAPGVPGILQETWWNLEWMLAMQDPADGGVYHKLTDKQFDGLVMPEQAKQQRYVVMKATAATLDFAAVMAAASRVYAPFEKQYPGVSARMLKAARAAWSWAQQHPDVIYRQPDDVRTGGYDDAQVDDEFAWAAAELYVSTREDGFYDAMLARNVPASVPGWSNVGGLAWMSLAAHRDTLTARADRARITREITGLAQQLTDQWQASPWRLAMTDKDFVWGSNASVLNRAMMLLQGYRLTQQRTTLDAAQSHLDYILGRNPLGISFVTGVGQRTPMHIHHRPSEADGIDAPVPGWLAGGPQPGQQDAKDCKVPYPSRLPALSYLDDTCSYASNEVAINWNAPLVYVSAAIQALTR
- the rsmD gene encoding 16S rRNA (guanine(966)-N(2))-methyltransferase RsmD, coding for MSRPHRPAPRGMEGQVRIVGGRWRNTKLAVPDLPGLRPSSDRVRETVFNWLMPHLRGARVLDLFAGSGALGLEAVSRGAAHATLIERDPGLAQRLRELVTRLDAADQVQVLQEDALRWLERAPAAQADIVFVDPPFAAGLWPSVLERLPAHLAAEAWLYLEAPADAALQLPAGWHLHREGGTRQVRYALYRRAAATLNSDPAPVVSV